The following are encoded in a window of Kitasatospora fiedleri genomic DNA:
- a CDS encoding helix-turn-helix domain-containing protein, translated as MRLRPASGLELHDLDVPDPGLLPFAAGSFDAVGPLSRADFPHRHSFYELVYVTAGGGTHVIDLVEHRVQPPALYAVLPGQVHRWSGAGRLDGWVLLFNEDFLHRHPEDLALLRALASGPGVRPEGREHREILGLLRELTEEHEAGLDGAVGVLQALLHVLLVRALRVARGGGGAAVPRAAGHPLVARFTRMIAGAERADRSVLAIARELGVSTGYLHEVVKEATGRTPARLVREQQTLEAKHLLTTTDMTVRQVSAAAGFSDPAYFCRFFRREVGHTPGEFREQAS; from the coding sequence ATGAGGCTCCGACCGGCCAGCGGCCTGGAACTGCACGACCTGGACGTGCCCGACCCGGGGTTGCTGCCGTTCGCGGCGGGCAGCTTCGACGCCGTCGGGCCGCTCTCCCGGGCGGACTTCCCGCACCGGCACTCGTTCTACGAGCTGGTCTACGTCACGGCGGGCGGGGGGACGCACGTCATCGACCTGGTCGAGCACCGCGTCCAGCCGCCCGCGCTGTACGCGGTGCTGCCCGGTCAGGTGCACCGCTGGTCCGGGGCGGGGCGGCTCGACGGGTGGGTGCTGCTGTTCAACGAGGACTTCCTGCACCGGCATCCGGAGGACCTGGCCCTGCTGCGGGCCCTGGCCAGTGGCCCGGGGGTCCGGCCGGAGGGGCGGGAGCACCGCGAGATCCTGGGTCTGCTGCGGGAGTTGACGGAAGAGCACGAGGCCGGTCTGGACGGTGCGGTGGGCGTGCTGCAGGCGCTGCTGCACGTCCTGCTGGTGCGTGCGCTGCGGGTGGCCCGCGGCGGTGGCGGGGCCGCGGTTCCCCGGGCGGCCGGTCATCCGCTGGTCGCCCGGTTCACCCGGATGATCGCCGGCGCCGAACGCGCCGACCGCTCGGTGCTCGCCATCGCCCGTGAACTCGGCGTCTCCACCGGCTACTTGCACGAGGTGGTGAAGGAGGCCACCGGTCGCACCCCGGCCCGGCTGGTCCGCGAGCAGCAGACCCTGGAGGCGAAGCACCTGCTCACCACCACGGATATGACGGTCCGTCAGGTCTCGGCGGCGGCCGGATTCTCCGACCCGGCCTACTTCTGCCGCTTCTTCCGCCGCGAAGTCGGCCACACCCCGGGCGAGTTCCGCGAGCAGGCGAGCTGA
- the cutA gene encoding divalent-cation tolerance protein CutA — protein sequence MTEQQPQPPHRYLVVTTTHEDEAAARALAATLVRERLAACAQVHPVRSVYWWDGEVQDAPEWRVDLKTPAALADRLVTRIGELHSYDTPEVIAVPVAAGSPAYLAWLDTETVPTGRAE from the coding sequence ATGACCGAGCAGCAGCCCCAGCCCCCGCACCGGTACCTGGTGGTGACGACCACCCACGAGGACGAGGCCGCCGCCCGCGCCCTCGCCGCCACCCTGGTCCGCGAACGCCTCGCCGCCTGCGCGCAGGTGCACCCCGTCCGCTCGGTGTACTGGTGGGACGGCGAGGTCCAGGACGCCCCCGAGTGGCGCGTCGACCTCAAGACCCCGGCCGCGCTGGCCGACCGCCTCGTCACCAGGATCGGCGAACTGCACAGCTACGACACCCCGGAGGTGATCGCCGTGCCGGTGGCCGCCGGGTCCCCCGCCTACCTCGCCTGGCTCGACACCGAGACCGTCCCCACCGGCCGGGCCGAGTAG
- a CDS encoding O-methyltransferase — MALTTDSHPAVLAAIARGCAALGFEMSCDPVTGRLLRTLAAARPGGRLLELGTGAGVGTSWLLSGMDPGATLLSVELDAAVAAVAAEHLAADPRLELVVGDGAELIDALPPGGFDLVFADTWPGKFHHLDQALELLAPGGLYLVDDLLPQPTWPADHAAAVDALVERLTHDPRLHAAPLDCASGLLLATRRP, encoded by the coding sequence ATGGCGCTCACGACCGACTCCCACCCCGCCGTGCTGGCCGCGATCGCACGGGGGTGCGCGGCGCTCGGGTTCGAGATGTCCTGCGACCCGGTGACGGGACGACTGCTGCGGACGCTGGCGGCGGCCCGCCCCGGGGGCCGGCTGCTGGAGCTGGGGACGGGCGCGGGGGTGGGCACGAGCTGGCTGCTGAGCGGGATGGACCCGGGCGCGACGCTGCTGAGCGTGGAGCTGGACGCGGCGGTCGCGGCGGTCGCGGCCGAGCACCTGGCGGCGGACCCGCGGCTGGAGCTGGTGGTGGGGGACGGGGCGGAGCTGATCGACGCGCTGCCGCCCGGCGGCTTCGATCTGGTGTTCGCGGACACCTGGCCGGGCAAGTTCCACCACCTCGACCAGGCGCTGGAGCTGCTCGCCCCGGGCGGCCTGTACCTGGTCGACGACCTGCTGCCGCAGCCCACCTGGCCCGCCGACCACGCCGCGGCGGTCGACGCCCTGGTCGAGCGGCTGACGCACGACCCCCGCCTGCACGCCGCGCCCCTGGACTGCGCCTCCGGCCTGCTGCTGGCCACCCGCCGCCCGTAG
- a CDS encoding DeoR/GlpR family DNA-binding transcription regulator produces MTTDGGLLADQRRALILDLVRRDGAVKVAELVDQLGVSDMTVRRDLDALARTGAVRKVYGGAVARTTTADEPAFEAKSSLAADTKAALAEAAAAQVQPGSVVAVSAGTTAYAVATRLLDVPGLTVVTNSLPVAELVRTRGDDGPALLLTGGAPTRSAALVGPLADQAIRSLHVDLLIIGAHGVSERAGLTTPNLAEAQTNRALIASAHRTVAVADHTKWGIVGLSSFAALTDLDCFITDQALPAEARTALTESCGTLLLV; encoded by the coding sequence GTGACCACCGACGGCGGACTGCTCGCCGACCAGCGCCGGGCCCTGATCCTCGACCTGGTCCGCCGGGACGGGGCCGTCAAGGTCGCCGAACTGGTCGACCAACTCGGCGTCTCCGACATGACCGTCCGCCGCGACCTGGACGCCCTCGCCCGCACCGGCGCCGTCCGCAAGGTCTACGGCGGCGCGGTCGCCCGCACCACCACCGCGGACGAGCCCGCCTTCGAGGCCAAGTCCAGCCTCGCCGCCGACACCAAGGCCGCCCTCGCCGAAGCCGCCGCCGCCCAGGTCCAGCCCGGCAGCGTGGTCGCCGTCTCGGCCGGCACCACCGCCTACGCCGTCGCCACCCGCCTGCTCGACGTCCCCGGCCTCACCGTGGTCACCAACTCCCTGCCCGTCGCCGAACTCGTCCGCACCCGCGGCGACGACGGCCCCGCCCTCCTGCTCACCGGCGGCGCCCCCACCCGCTCCGCGGCCCTGGTCGGCCCCCTCGCCGACCAGGCCATCCGCTCCCTCCACGTCGACCTCCTGATCATCGGCGCGCACGGCGTCAGCGAACGCGCCGGCCTCACCACCCCCAACCTCGCCGAGGCCCAGACCAACCGCGCCCTGATCGCCTCCGCCCACCGCACCGTCGCCGTCGCCGACCACACCAAGTGGGGCATCGTCGGCCTCAGCAGCTTCGCCGCCCTCACCGACCTCGACTGCTTCATCACCGACCAGGCCCTCCCCGCCGAAGCCCGCACCGCCCTCACCGAATCCTGCGGCACCCTCCTGCTGGTCTGA
- a CDS encoding dioxygenase family protein has product MPTPHNPLDGLSELADRRISRKGLLKAAALAGAAPVLIGGGVALARDAVAADVPAPLTPQCSDGHTTEEQIEGPYFKPGSPLRTNLVTSGTPGTPLTVSGYVFGRNCLPIPGALLDFWQADTNGTYDNSGYTFRGHQFSAANGAYTLTTIVPGLYPGRTRHLHVKVQAPGQPILTTQLYFPNEPRNSTDTIFDPDLVMTVRQVGNGREASFDFVLNVNGTGTPGPSGSPTQGSPSPSPSASTPGGSTTWAVGASYKAGDLVTYNGVGYVCLQGHIAYAGWEPPNVPALWQRR; this is encoded by the coding sequence ATGCCCACCCCCCACAACCCGCTGGACGGCCTGAGCGAACTGGCCGATCGCCGGATCAGCCGCAAGGGCCTGCTCAAGGCGGCCGCCCTGGCCGGCGCCGCGCCGGTCCTGATCGGCGGCGGCGTCGCCCTGGCCCGCGACGCGGTCGCCGCCGACGTCCCGGCCCCGCTCACCCCCCAGTGCAGCGACGGGCACACCACCGAGGAGCAGATCGAGGGCCCGTACTTCAAGCCCGGCTCCCCGCTGCGCACCAACCTGGTCACCAGCGGCACCCCCGGCACCCCGCTGACCGTCAGCGGCTACGTCTTCGGCCGGAACTGCCTGCCGATCCCCGGCGCCCTGCTGGACTTCTGGCAGGCCGACACCAACGGCACCTACGACAACTCCGGCTACACCTTCCGCGGCCACCAGTTCAGCGCCGCCAACGGCGCGTACACGCTGACCACGATCGTCCCCGGCCTCTACCCGGGCCGCACCCGGCACCTCCACGTCAAGGTGCAGGCCCCCGGGCAGCCGATCCTCACCACCCAGCTGTACTTCCCGAACGAGCCGCGCAACTCCACCGACACCATCTTCGACCCGGACCTGGTGATGACGGTCCGCCAGGTCGGCAACGGGCGCGAGGCCAGCTTCGACTTCGTGCTCAACGTCAACGGCACCGGCACGCCCGGCCCCAGCGGCAGCCCGACCCAGGGCTCGCCGAGCCCCAGCCCGAGCGCCTCCACCCCCGGCGGCTCCACCACCTGGGCGGTCGGCGCCAGTTACAAGGCCGGCGACCTGGTCACCTACAACGGCGTCGGCTACGTCTGCCTCCAGGGCCACATCGCGTACGCGGGCTGGGAGCCGCCGAACGTCCCGGCCCTCTGGCAGCGCCGCTGA
- a CDS encoding VOC family protein: protein MPEVTTPYATGTPCWIDLMAKDQQAALDFYRDLLGWQGQPGPAEFGGYAVCELDGKAVAGIGPAMAPEGMPEPPTVWTSYLASTDAQATQDAIVAAGGTLLVPTVDVGGLGRMLVAADPQGAVFGVWQPGEFHGAQVVNEAGALIWNELHTNDVAGATAFYGEAFGIEIEPMGGMDAYWELRVGGRSVGGVTLLANDPPGTPAHWLTYFAVDDVDSTVDALVRRGGTVLAPPSDMAAGRMTVVADPQGAPFAMIKPQPMS from the coding sequence ATGCCCGAAGTCACCACCCCGTACGCGACCGGCACCCCGTGCTGGATCGATCTGATGGCGAAGGACCAGCAGGCGGCGCTGGACTTCTACCGCGACCTGCTCGGCTGGCAGGGGCAGCCCGGCCCGGCCGAGTTCGGCGGGTACGCGGTCTGCGAACTGGACGGCAAGGCCGTGGCCGGGATCGGCCCGGCGATGGCACCGGAGGGCATGCCGGAGCCGCCGACCGTCTGGACCAGCTACCTGGCCAGCACCGACGCCCAGGCCACCCAGGACGCGATCGTCGCGGCGGGCGGCACGCTGCTCGTCCCGACCGTGGACGTCGGCGGCCTGGGCCGGATGCTGGTCGCGGCGGACCCGCAGGGCGCGGTGTTCGGCGTCTGGCAGCCCGGCGAGTTCCACGGCGCGCAGGTGGTCAACGAGGCCGGCGCGCTGATCTGGAACGAGCTGCACACCAACGACGTGGCGGGCGCCACCGCGTTCTACGGCGAGGCGTTCGGCATCGAGATCGAGCCGATGGGCGGCATGGACGCGTACTGGGAACTGCGGGTCGGCGGCCGGTCGGTCGGCGGGGTCACCCTGCTGGCCAACGACCCGCCCGGCACCCCGGCGCACTGGCTGACCTACTTCGCCGTCGACGACGTGGACTCCACCGTGGACGCGCTGGTCAGGCGGGGCGGGACGGTGCTCGCGCCGCCGTCCGACATGGCGGCCGGGCGGATGACGGTGGTCGCCGACCCGCAGGGGGCGCCGTTCGCGATGATCAAGCCGCAGCCGATGTCGTAG
- a CDS encoding aminotransferase class V-fold PLP-dependent enzyme, which produces MPTAVAPKPLLLRDGRPAAAGWSLDPGMRHLNHGSFGAVPLVAQREQQRLREEMDASPVVWFPGLPRRVAAARAAIAAFLRVPAEFTALVPNASAGASAVYGSLPHRDGGEVLVTDHGYGAVTMGAARLARRWGGSVRTAHVPLAAGPAEAAAAVTGAVTERTALIVLDRITSATARYLPVDLIGGFARERGIPLLVDAAHVPGLDEDPLAGADCDAWVGNLHKFGCAPRGTAALVARGELRHSLYPLIDSWGAEEPFPERFDTQGTVDVTGYLAAPTALDFVAEQWGWADTRRYMGELADYAEQVIGETITAATGEPATAEVGMPVGALRLVRLPAGLGRTRLEADGLRDRLAAEFGVEAAFTSFGGTGYFRLSTHAYNTAEDYEYFAERCVPVLCAWARER; this is translated from the coding sequence GTGCCCACCGCCGTCGCCCCCAAGCCCCTGCTGCTCCGGGACGGGCGTCCCGCCGCCGCCGGGTGGTCGCTCGACCCCGGGATGCGGCACCTCAACCACGGTTCGTTCGGCGCGGTGCCGCTGGTCGCGCAGCGCGAACAGCAGCGGCTGCGCGAGGAGATGGACGCCTCGCCGGTGGTGTGGTTCCCCGGGCTGCCCCGGCGGGTCGCCGCCGCGCGGGCCGCGATCGCCGCATTCCTGCGCGTACCGGCCGAGTTCACCGCGCTGGTGCCGAACGCGAGCGCCGGGGCGAGCGCCGTGTACGGCAGCCTCCCGCACCGGGACGGCGGCGAGGTGCTGGTCACCGACCACGGCTACGGGGCCGTCACCATGGGCGCGGCCCGGCTGGCCCGGCGCTGGGGCGGCTCGGTGCGCACGGCGCACGTGCCGCTGGCGGCCGGTCCGGCGGAGGCCGCGGCGGCGGTGACCGGGGCGGTGACCGAACGGACGGCGCTGATCGTGCTGGACCGGATCACCTCCGCGACCGCCCGCTACCTGCCGGTCGACCTGATCGGCGGGTTCGCCCGCGAGCGCGGCATCCCGCTGCTGGTCGACGCCGCGCACGTGCCCGGCCTGGACGAGGACCCGCTGGCCGGGGCGGACTGCGACGCCTGGGTCGGCAACCTGCACAAGTTCGGCTGCGCGCCGCGCGGCACCGCCGCGCTCGTCGCCCGGGGCGAACTCCGGCACTCCCTCTACCCGTTGATCGACTCCTGGGGCGCGGAGGAGCCGTTCCCGGAGCGCTTCGACACCCAGGGCACCGTGGACGTCACCGGCTACCTGGCCGCGCCGACCGCGCTCGACTTCGTCGCCGAGCAGTGGGGGTGGGCCGACACCCGCCGCTACATGGGCGAACTCGCCGACTACGCCGAGCAGGTGATCGGCGAGACGATCACCGCCGCGACCGGCGAACCGGCCACGGCGGAGGTCGGCATGCCGGTGGGCGCCCTCCGCCTGGTCAGGCTCCCGGCCGGCCTGGGCCGCACCCGTCTGGAGGCCGACGGCCTGCGCGACCGCCTGGCCGCCGAGTTCGGCGTCGAGGCGGCCTTCACCAGCTTCGGCGGGACGGGGTACTTCCGGCTGTCCACGCACGCGTACAACACGGCGGAGGACTACGAGTACTTCGCGGAGCGGTGCGTACCGGTGCTGTGCGCCTGGGCCCGGGAACGCTGA
- a CDS encoding PP2C family protein-serine/threonine phosphatase, which produces MAAASLSVLLPLLRGATTAGALAEFGAGRGTGVAAQLGSALALLTALLVSGRAVDAWGWPRVLRWALGVMAAGGAVAVTAGHSWTYLAGRAVADAGSAGVLIAALASVPLLNLPGRITRVVGGAVAGVAVVLVLGANVAVRIDTAAGWRLGEAVVPAAAALLLLVALRLLPRDRLPRSTARSAPVGGPGVAAAVLPAVAGLELGPLRGWSDPVVGGLLAAAAALLAAGRVRAVRRARSRPGPAVPGVPARAAAGALAAGATLGFTQLGLTAAVPVLLLQRGVPPAHVTLSMSGYGLGMLAAGLTARHWRLTPLTSSSLGLPLAAVGLASLHFLPDGAGQAALVAGAVAVLVGFGLVITQIPYLAGFLAALPRQRRAAASALYPVAILLGGVLAQTVPGSSALLTGTHDPDALSTVLWVACGAVALVAMVLGRPVVSLTVAAAAGLQHLLLVALAGERVADRPGAAVAALAVGAAAGLVAWSRRQQSERLARVRASEIALQQAVLHPIPARLGELRLTGHYQPATAGTGVGGDFFEAVRTPHGTRLLIGDVRGKGLQAVQTVTELLGCFRSQAHETADLGELAARLDRQLARLAAARGDEELFATALLLQHRDGVDQVEVVNCGHLAPLRVGPDGAGAVPVPALLPLGLGALGHGPAPAPTPLALPGGSALLLHTDGLSEARNSSGEFYPLDERLSVLGAADPGHLIAGLVSDVRDWTHQLSDDIALIALTRARAG; this is translated from the coding sequence ATGGCCGCGGCCTCGCTGTCCGTCCTGCTGCCGCTGCTGCGCGGCGCCACGACGGCGGGAGCGCTCGCCGAGTTCGGGGCGGGGCGCGGGACGGGGGTGGCCGCGCAGCTGGGGTCGGCGCTGGCGCTGCTGACGGCGCTGCTGGTGTCGGGGCGGGCGGTGGACGCCTGGGGGTGGCCGCGGGTGCTGCGGTGGGCGCTGGGGGTGATGGCGGCGGGCGGCGCGGTCGCGGTCACGGCCGGGCACTCCTGGACGTACCTGGCGGGGCGGGCCGTGGCGGACGCCGGGTCGGCCGGGGTGCTGATCGCCGCGCTGGCCTCCGTCCCGCTGCTGAACCTGCCCGGGCGGATCACCCGGGTGGTGGGCGGGGCGGTCGCGGGCGTCGCCGTGGTGCTGGTGCTCGGCGCGAACGTCGCGGTGCGGATCGACACGGCGGCCGGCTGGCGGCTCGGCGAGGCGGTGGTCCCGGCCGCCGCCGCGCTGCTGCTGCTCGTCGCGCTGCGCCTGCTGCCGCGCGACCGGCTGCCCCGCTCGACCGCCCGCTCGGCGCCCGTGGGCGGGCCCGGGGTGGCGGCGGCGGTGCTGCCGGCCGTCGCGGGCCTGGAGCTGGGGCCGCTGCGCGGCTGGTCGGACCCGGTGGTGGGCGGGCTGCTGGCCGCCGCGGCGGCGCTGCTCGCGGCCGGCCGGGTGCGGGCCGTCCGGCGCGCCCGGAGCCGCCCGGGCCCCGCGGTGCCAGGCGTCCCGGCCCGGGCCGCGGCCGGGGCGCTGGCCGCGGGCGCCACGCTGGGCTTCACCCAGCTCGGGCTGACCGCGGCCGTCCCCGTGCTGCTGCTCCAGCGCGGGGTGCCGCCGGCCCACGTGACGCTGTCGATGTCCGGCTACGGGCTCGGCATGCTGGCGGCCGGGCTGACCGCCCGGCACTGGCGGCTGACCCCGCTGACCAGCTCCTCGCTGGGCCTGCCGCTGGCCGCCGTCGGCCTGGCCTCGCTGCACTTCCTGCCCGACGGGGCCGGGCAGGCCGCGCTGGTCGCGGGCGCGGTGGCGGTGCTGGTCGGATTCGGCCTGGTGATCACCCAGATCCCCTACCTGGCCGGGTTCCTGGCCGCGCTGCCCCGCCAGCGGCGGGCCGCCGCCTCGGCGCTGTACCCGGTGGCGATCCTGCTCGGCGGCGTGCTGGCCCAGACCGTGCCGGGCAGCTCGGCGCTGCTGACCGGCACCCACGACCCGGACGCGCTGAGCACCGTGCTCTGGGTGGCCTGCGGCGCGGTCGCGCTGGTGGCGATGGTGCTGGGCCGCCCGGTGGTGTCGCTGACCGTCGCCGCGGCGGCCGGGCTCCAGCACCTGCTGCTGGTCGCGCTGGCCGGCGAACGGGTCGCCGACCGCCCCGGGGCGGCGGTGGCCGCGCTGGCGGTGGGCGCGGCGGCCGGGCTGGTGGCCTGGAGCCGCCGCCAGCAGTCGGAGCGGCTGGCCCGTGTCCGGGCCAGCGAGATCGCCCTGCAACAGGCGGTGCTGCACCCCATCCCCGCCCGGCTGGGCGAGCTGCGCCTGACCGGCCACTACCAGCCCGCGACGGCGGGCACCGGCGTCGGCGGCGACTTCTTCGAGGCGGTGCGCACCCCGCACGGCACCCGGCTGCTGATCGGCGACGTCCGGGGCAAGGGGTTGCAGGCCGTCCAGACCGTCACCGAGCTGCTGGGCTGCTTCCGCTCCCAGGCGCACGAGACCGCCGACCTGGGCGAGCTGGCCGCCCGGCTGGACCGCCAGCTCGCCCGGCTGGCGGCGGCCCGCGGCGACGAGGAGCTGTTCGCCACCGCGCTGCTGCTCCAGCACCGGGACGGCGTCGACCAGGTCGAGGTGGTCAACTGCGGGCACCTCGCCCCGCTCCGGGTCGGGCCGGACGGGGCCGGCGCCGTCCCCGTCCCGGCGCTACTGCCGCTCGGCCTGGGCGCGCTCGGGCACGGCCCGGCCCCCGCCCCGACCCCGCTGGCCCTGCCGGGCGGCTCGGCGCTGCTGCTGCACACGGACGGGCTGAGCGAGGCGCGCAACTCCTCCGGCGAGTTCTACCCCCTGGACGAGCGGCTGTCCGTGCTGGGCGCCGCCGACCCGGGCCACCTGATCGCCGGCCTCGTCTCGGACGTCCGGGACTGGACGCACCAGCTGTCGGACGACATCGCGCTGATCGCCCTCACCCGGGCGCGGGCCGGCTGA
- the galK gene encoding galactokinase, whose product MTTDAATDAAAVFASAFGDAPDGVWAAPGRINLIGEHTDYNEGFVLPAALPHATRVAARRRSDGLVRLFSAQGDGAVAEFAVDGLAPGSVSGWAAYPAGVFWALAEAGHPVGGADLAFDSDVPSGAGLSSSAALECATALALDELYGLGLDAPGRALLAQRAENAYVGVPCGALDQMASSCCVAGHAYFLDTRTLAGRQVPLDLPAVGLSLLVIDTRVKHDLGDGAYAGLRAGCERAAGLLGVRALRDLGVAELAAAQERLPAELRPLVRHVVTEDQRVLDAIALLDAGDPRALGPVLTAGHASLRDDYRVSCPETDLAVAAANAAGALGARMMGGGFGGSVLALVDTDRLAEVERAVREAFAAAGYADPHAFPAVPSQGAHRVR is encoded by the coding sequence ATGACCACCGATGCCGCCACCGATGCCGCCGCCGTTTTCGCCTCCGCCTTCGGCGACGCCCCCGACGGCGTGTGGGCCGCCCCCGGCCGGATCAACCTGATCGGCGAGCACACCGACTACAACGAGGGCTTCGTGCTGCCCGCCGCGCTCCCGCACGCCACCCGGGTGGCGGCCCGCCGCCGCTCCGACGGCCTGGTGCGGCTGTTCAGCGCGCAGGGCGACGGCGCGGTGGCGGAGTTCGCGGTGGACGGGCTGGCCCCCGGGTCGGTGTCCGGCTGGGCGGCGTACCCCGCCGGGGTGTTCTGGGCGCTCGCCGAGGCCGGACACCCGGTGGGCGGGGCCGATTTGGCGTTCGACTCGGACGTGCCGTCCGGGGCGGGCCTGTCCTCGTCCGCCGCGCTGGAGTGCGCCACCGCGCTCGCCCTGGACGAGCTGTACGGCCTGGGCCTGGACGCCCCCGGCCGGGCGCTGCTCGCCCAGCGCGCCGAGAACGCGTACGTCGGGGTCCCGTGCGGCGCGCTCGACCAGATGGCGTCCAGCTGCTGCGTCGCGGGCCACGCCTACTTCCTGGACACCCGGACGCTGGCCGGCCGCCAGGTGCCGCTGGACCTGCCCGCGGTCGGCCTCTCCCTGCTGGTGATCGACACCCGGGTCAAGCACGACCTGGGCGACGGCGCGTACGCGGGCCTGCGGGCGGGCTGCGAGCGGGCGGCCGGGCTGCTGGGGGTGCGGGCGCTGCGTGACCTGGGGGTGGCGGAGCTGGCGGCGGCGCAGGAGCGGCTGCCGGCCGAACTGCGCCCGCTGGTGCGGCACGTGGTGACGGAGGACCAGCGGGTGCTGGACGCGATCGCGCTGCTGGACGCGGGCGACCCGCGGGCGCTGGGCCCGGTCCTGACCGCCGGGCACGCCTCGCTGCGCGACGACTACCGGGTCTCCTGCCCGGAGACCGACCTGGCGGTGGCCGCGGCGAACGCGGCGGGCGCGCTGGGCGCCCGGATGATGGGCGGCGGCTTCGGCGGCTCGGTGCTCGCCCTGGTGGACACCGACCGACTGGCGGAGGTCGAGCGGGCCGTGCGCGAGGCGTTCGCGGCGGCCGGGTACGCCGACCCGCACGCGTTCCCGGCGGTGCCCTCGCAGGGCGCCCACCGGGTGCGGTAG